Genomic DNA from uncultured Desulfuromusa sp.:
CTATACCAAAAGAGAGCAATCGATTGAGAAGATCATAGCGGTAAGCAATATCATCAAACATCTGTCGGACACCACGCCCTTTGTCAGACAACTGATACATGTGCAAGCTCCTGGCAGAGATAGAAACTTTAAGTCATTTTACTGGAAACAGCTCGATAATAAAAAGACTGGTTCTAGCACAGAGTCAGATCGTCGCCAACAAAAAACCTTAAATACAGCCAAGAGCCCGGAAGTTAATAAACAGGAGCAACAATGACTGATAATTCCATTTTAAAACAACCCGTTCACGTCTGTGCAGCTGTCGTCTTTCACCAGAAAAAAATCCTCTTGACCTTGCGTCCGGAAGACAAAAAACTTGGTGGCTACTGGGAATTTCCAGGGGGAAAGATTGAAAAGGGAGAATCGCCTCAATTGGCTTTACAGAGGGAATTAAGAGAGGAGCTTGATATTGAGGTTGGTGTCGGTGCTCTGTTGGAA
This window encodes:
- a CDS encoding (deoxy)nucleoside triphosphate pyrophosphohydrolase — its product is MTDNSILKQPVHVCAAVVFHQKKILLTLRPEDKKLGGYWEFPGGKIEKGESPQLALQRELREELDIEVGVGALLETVHHSYEWGDVKILAYTCTWKSGTIKHLEVADHSWVAPENLLDYDILTADRPIIRKLQEQYSG